Proteins encoded together in one Planctomyces sp. SH-PL14 window:
- a CDS encoding ankyrin repeat domain-containing protein: MISKRWLRRSAGVAAVLLSAMVVQIVLRSRQITWAIAVVEECGGGISEDEFPPYFNGPYFVTFNVPGIPRPVRDSDAPRLADALPAFRRLERIDFSHTALGDSFFEEIAPRVSVQDIDISHTQCGHDGAFALARHRSCRTLRIHGLNLTEGTVRALTDRGITCVGQTAAGKAKEPGWGDVPESPPIVRTVTQEFVEAAFRGDVEAVQRHLRNGVSVDVRHGGPSTVFRGDDGGYPVAGARWTALHAAASARRPDMVAWLIEAGADLDLDDGYGATALYMSVDVYDRKNLHDECALLLIRAGAKVNTRTGVYIDGNGDNTPLHRAVVWNQRRAVSALIEAGADVNARTEGGMTPLHDAYLCGADQEIIDALLPVGADPMAKDEDGRIPSEWKLPAGFPELE, encoded by the coding sequence GTGATCTCGAAACGATGGCTTCGTCGGTCGGCGGGCGTTGCGGCGGTCCTTCTGTCCGCCATGGTCGTCCAGATCGTGTTGAGGTCCCGGCAGATCACGTGGGCCATCGCGGTCGTCGAGGAATGCGGAGGAGGAATCTCCGAGGACGAGTTTCCGCCCTATTTCAACGGCCCGTACTTTGTGACCTTCAACGTCCCCGGAATCCCCCGTCCCGTCCGTGACTCCGACGCGCCCCGGCTGGCGGACGCGCTTCCGGCCTTCCGTCGGCTGGAGCGGATCGACTTCTCCCATACGGCACTCGGCGATTCGTTCTTCGAGGAGATCGCGCCGCGGGTCTCGGTCCAGGACATCGATATCTCGCACACGCAATGCGGCCATGACGGGGCCTTCGCGCTGGCTCGACACCGCAGTTGCCGGACCCTTCGTATCCACGGCCTGAACCTCACCGAAGGGACCGTGCGGGCGCTGACGGACCGGGGGATCACCTGCGTGGGGCAGACCGCGGCTGGGAAAGCGAAGGAGCCCGGGTGGGGCGATGTTCCCGAATCTCCGCCGATCGTCCGAACCGTCACACAGGAGTTTGTCGAAGCGGCGTTCCGGGGGGACGTGGAGGCTGTCCAGCGGCACCTGCGGAACGGCGTGAGCGTCGATGTCCGCCACGGCGGACCGTCCACCGTCTTCCGAGGGGACGACGGCGGATATCCAGTTGCGGGGGCCCGCTGGACGGCGCTGCATGCCGCCGCTTCGGCCCGCCGGCCTGACATGGTCGCCTGGCTGATCGAGGCCGGAGCCGATCTCGACCTGGACGACGGGTACGGGGCGACAGCCCTCTACATGTCGGTCGACGTTTACGACCGCAAGAACCTCCACGATGAGTGCGCGCTCCTTCTGATCCGCGCGGGGGCGAAGGTCAATACTCGGACCGGCGTCTACATCGACGGGAACGGCGATAACACCCCGTTGCACCGGGCCGTTGTCTGGAACCAGCGCCGCGCCGTTTCGGCCCTGATCGAAGCGGGGGCCGATGTGAATGCCCGGACCGAAGGTGGAATGACACCGCTCCACGATGCCTACTTATGCGGGGCCGACCAGGAGATCATCGACGCCCTGCTGCCGGTGGGGGCGGACCCCATGGCGAAAGATGAAGACGGACGCATTCCGTCGGAGTGGAAGCTTCCCGCAGGCTTCCCGGAGCTCGAATGA
- a CDS encoding alkaline phosphatase family protein has translation MGSPFVRSLVLTLIAAAVPLSSRAAEPSRPRLLVLVYFDQFRGDYLRRWHDQYGEGGFKRLVSEGAWFANCHYPYAYTVTAAGHASVATGCPPAEHGVVGNDWYERSVGKSVNCVGSDQAEQVPPRTAEGDDADEKKGAKGGVSPERLLKPTIADALKLATAGRGKVVSLSLKNRGAALPGGKTPDVCCWMDGGTGQFVTSTYYTDKGGSAGHLPGWVADFNAGRPAEQWRGKIWDRLRPELDYVKLSGPDDVVGESLGAAGQGRVFPHPFEPADPKAKSAYLSAIYASPFGNELLLAAAEAALAAENLGGDDVPDLLTLSFSSNDAVGHAWGPDSQEVLDVTLRSDQIMSRLLQALDAKVGKGGYVLVMSADHGVCPLVENSLQQGRTAERVQPASAPKVEAFLSERYGDRKKGKWVEAVSGPWVYLKREAITAAGERPAEVEKTLAGWVLEQSGVEGVYTRTALTTPGGALDATGRMVALSFHPERCGDLYVLLRPYCLPGSAGTGTTHGSPWEYDTHVPLVVFGAGVKPGERADRVSPLSAAAILAKAAGIDPPTGAVAKVPEGLFSAEPQTASPPAK, from the coding sequence GTGGGCAGTCCGTTTGTCCGTTCCCTGGTCCTCACGTTGATTGCCGCGGCGGTTCCCCTGTCGTCGCGGGCCGCCGAGCCGTCGCGGCCCCGGCTGCTGGTGCTCGTCTACTTCGACCAGTTCCGAGGTGACTACCTGCGGCGGTGGCACGACCAGTACGGCGAGGGGGGCTTCAAGCGGCTGGTGAGCGAGGGGGCCTGGTTCGCGAACTGCCACTACCCTTACGCCTACACCGTCACGGCGGCGGGGCATGCCTCGGTCGCGACCGGGTGTCCCCCGGCCGAGCACGGCGTGGTGGGGAACGACTGGTACGAGCGGTCCGTTGGGAAGAGCGTCAACTGCGTCGGCTCGGACCAGGCGGAACAGGTCCCCCCCCGCACCGCCGAAGGGGATGATGCCGACGAGAAGAAGGGGGCCAAGGGGGGCGTCTCTCCCGAACGGCTGCTGAAGCCGACGATCGCCGACGCCCTCAAGCTGGCGACGGCCGGCCGAGGGAAGGTGGTCAGCCTCTCCCTCAAGAACCGCGGCGCCGCCCTGCCCGGCGGAAAGACGCCGGATGTCTGCTGCTGGATGGACGGCGGCACGGGGCAGTTCGTCACCTCCACCTATTACACCGACAAAGGCGGCTCCGCGGGGCACCTCCCCGGATGGGTGGCGGATTTCAACGCGGGACGGCCGGCCGAGCAGTGGCGGGGGAAGATCTGGGACCGCCTGCGTCCCGAGCTCGACTACGTGAAGCTGAGCGGGCCGGATGACGTCGTCGGGGAGAGCCTGGGGGCAGCGGGACAGGGGCGGGTCTTTCCGCACCCGTTCGAGCCGGCGGATCCCAAGGCGAAGTCCGCGTACCTGAGCGCGATCTATGCCTCGCCGTTCGGCAACGAGCTGCTGCTGGCGGCGGCCGAGGCGGCGCTCGCGGCCGAGAACCTGGGCGGGGACGACGTGCCCGACCTGCTGACCCTCAGCTTCTCGTCCAACGACGCCGTCGGGCATGCGTGGGGTCCGGACTCGCAGGAGGTCCTGGACGTGACGCTCCGCTCCGACCAGATCATGAGCCGCCTGCTCCAGGCGCTCGACGCCAAGGTCGGCAAGGGGGGCTACGTGCTGGTGATGTCCGCCGATCACGGGGTCTGTCCGCTCGTCGAGAACAGCCTCCAGCAGGGTCGGACGGCGGAGCGGGTCCAGCCCGCCTCCGCTCCGAAGGTCGAAGCGTTTCTGTCGGAGCGGTACGGCGACCGGAAGAAGGGGAAGTGGGTCGAGGCGGTCTCGGGGCCGTGGGTCTATCTGAAGCGGGAGGCGATCACGGCGGCCGGCGAGCGGCCGGCGGAGGTTGAGAAGACGCTGGCTGGCTGGGTGCTGGAGCAGTCCGGCGTGGAGGGGGTCTACACCCGGACCGCGCTGACGACGCCGGGGGGGGCGCTCGACGCCACGGGTCGGATGGTGGCGTTGTCGTTCCATCCGGAGCGGTGCGGGGATCTCTATGTCCTGCTGCGTCCCTACTGTCTCCCTGGGTCGGCCGGGACGGGGACGACGCACGGGAGTCCGTGGGAGTACGACACGCATGTCCCGCTGGTCGTGTTTGGAGCGGGGGTAAAGCCGGGGGAGCGGGCCGACCGGGTGTCGCCGCTGTCGGCGGCGGCGATCCTGGCGAAGGCGGCGGGGATCGATCCTCCGACGGGGGCGGTGGCGAAGGTGCCGGAGGGGCTGTTCTCGGCGGAGCCGCAGACGGCGTCCCCGCCGGCAAAGTGA
- a CDS encoding VOC family protein, producing the protein MRPKNIVCLWFPKEAEQAARFYVATFPDSRVTAVHTAPGDYPGGKAGDVLTVEFTLLGIPCVAFNGGPGFSQSFSFQIATDSQEETDRYWNAIVGNGGKESMCGWCEDRWGFSWQITPRVLADAVAAGGAEGQRVFAAMMTMTKIDVAAIEAARRG; encoded by the coding sequence ATGAGACCGAAGAACATCGTCTGCCTGTGGTTCCCGAAGGAGGCGGAGCAGGCCGCCCGCTTCTACGTCGCCACCTTCCCGGACAGCCGGGTGACCGCCGTCCACACCGCTCCCGGCGACTACCCGGGCGGGAAAGCGGGGGACGTGCTGACGGTGGAGTTCACGCTCCTGGGGATTCCCTGCGTCGCCTTCAACGGCGGTCCGGGGTTCAGCCAGTCCTTCTCGTTCCAGATCGCGACCGACAGCCAGGAGGAGACGGACCGCTACTGGAACGCGATCGTCGGCAACGGCGGCAAGGAGAGCATGTGCGGCTGGTGCGAGGACCGCTGGGGATTCTCGTGGCAGATCACGCCGCGGGTCCTGGCCGACGCGGTCGCCGCCGGCGGGGCCGAAGGCCAGCGGGTCTTCGCGGCGATGATGACGATGACGAAGATCGACGTCGCCGCCATCGAAGCGGCCCGCCGGGGCTGA
- a CDS encoding ATPase domain-containing protein: MNVASTAADVPRSRTGIAGLDDILNGGLISDRIYLLEGTPGAGKTTLSLQYLLEGRRRGDRCLYITLSETAEELRAGAASHGWSLEGIEIFELLAEDSDLAADQQLTMVHPSEIELSETTRKVLEAVQRSNPQRVVFDSLSELRLLAQNPLRYRRQILALKQFFVGRKCTVLLLDDKTADSNDQQVQSIAHGVVLLERLNPDYGVTRRRLQISKFRGTDYRSGYHDYRILRGGLEVYPRLIAAEHTQQDGLDQLQSGVAPLDALLGGGPDRGTSTLLLGPAGAGKSTVALQYASAAAARGEHAAVFAFDESPSILMKRANALGIVLQPGTGPGKVRIQQIDAAELSPGEFVHHIRRAVEVDGARVVVIDSLNGYLNAMPEEHFLTLQLHELLTYLGRKGVTTFMVVAQHGMLGGSASTPADTSYLADAVVLFRYFEHVGRVKKAISVLKKRSGAHEEAIRELRFDRQGIHLSEPLTRLRGVLTGVPTEITQEQAERENGSAPKASPQ, translated from the coding sequence ATGAACGTCGCATCCACCGCAGCGGACGTCCCGCGCTCCCGGACGGGAATCGCCGGACTCGATGACATCCTCAATGGCGGCCTGATCTCCGACCGCATCTACCTCCTCGAAGGGACCCCCGGAGCGGGGAAGACGACCCTCTCCCTGCAGTACCTCCTCGAAGGAAGACGGCGCGGCGACCGCTGCCTCTACATCACGCTCTCCGAGACCGCCGAGGAACTTCGCGCGGGAGCCGCCTCCCACGGCTGGTCGCTCGAGGGGATCGAGATCTTCGAACTGCTGGCGGAGGACTCGGACCTCGCCGCCGACCAGCAGCTCACCATGGTCCACCCCTCCGAGATCGAACTGAGCGAGACGACCCGCAAGGTCCTGGAGGCGGTCCAGCGGAGCAACCCGCAGCGGGTCGTGTTCGACTCCCTCTCCGAGCTGCGGCTCCTTGCCCAGAACCCGCTTCGGTACCGCCGCCAGATCCTGGCCCTCAAGCAGTTCTTCGTCGGACGGAAGTGCACCGTCCTGCTGCTGGACGACAAGACCGCCGACTCCAACGACCAGCAGGTCCAGAGCATCGCCCACGGCGTCGTCCTACTGGAGCGGCTGAACCCCGACTACGGCGTCACCCGCCGCCGGCTGCAGATCTCCAAGTTCCGCGGAACGGACTATCGGAGCGGGTATCACGACTACCGGATTCTCCGCGGCGGGCTCGAGGTCTATCCGCGGCTGATCGCGGCGGAACACACTCAACAGGACGGGCTCGACCAGCTGCAGAGCGGAGTCGCGCCGCTCGACGCGCTCCTCGGCGGGGGGCCCGACCGCGGGACCAGCACGCTGCTGCTGGGACCGGCCGGGGCGGGCAAGTCGACGGTGGCCCTGCAGTACGCGTCCGCCGCCGCCGCCCGCGGCGAGCACGCCGCGGTCTTCGCCTTCGATGAAAGCCCCTCCATCCTCATGAAGCGGGCGAACGCCCTGGGGATCGTGCTCCAGCCCGGCACCGGCCCGGGAAAAGTCCGCATCCAGCAGATCGATGCCGCCGAGCTTTCGCCGGGAGAGTTCGTGCATCACATCCGCCGGGCGGTCGAGGTCGACGGCGCGCGGGTCGTCGTCATCGACAGTCTGAACGGCTATCTGAACGCCATGCCGGAGGAGCATTTCCTGACCCTCCAGCTGCACGAGCTGCTGACCTACCTGGGGCGGAAAGGGGTCACGACGTTCATGGTCGTCGCCCAGCACGGGATGCTCGGCGGTTCGGCAAGCACGCCGGCGGACACGAGCTACCTGGCCGACGCGGTGGTCCTCTTCCGGTACTTCGAGCACGTGGGCCGGGTCAAGAAGGCGATCTCCGTCCTCAAGAAGCGGAGCGGGGCCCACGAAGAAGCGATCCGGGAGCTTCGCTTCGACCGGCAGGGAATCCACCTGAGCGAACCGCTGACGCGGCTGAGGGGCGTGCTGACCGGCGTTCCGACCGAGATCACGCAGGAACAGGCGGAGCGGGAAAACGGTTCGGCACCGAAAGCGAGTCCCCAGTGA
- a CDS encoding pyridoxamine 5'-phosphate oxidase family protein yields the protein MDSINKNQPEDPRRDLAGPDAVAKIQEIVAAAENCFFCTTSLGTEGEGGTPPARPMNVRSVDDAGRLWFLSASDSHKNRQLARDPHVTLYFHGTTHADFLQLHGVATISTDRQRIESLWNPVLKTWFTEGVTDPRITVIQVTPTSGYYWDTKHGRVVAGIKMLIGAALGTTLDDSVEGTVRP from the coding sequence ATGGACTCCATCAACAAGAACCAGCCCGAAGACCCTCGCCGGGACCTCGCGGGGCCGGACGCGGTCGCCAAGATCCAGGAGATCGTGGCGGCGGCCGAAAACTGCTTCTTCTGCACGACGTCCCTCGGCACCGAGGGAGAGGGCGGGACGCCGCCGGCCCGGCCGATGAACGTCCGCAGCGTCGACGACGCGGGACGTCTCTGGTTTCTCAGCGCCAGCGACAGTCACAAGAACCGGCAGCTCGCCCGGGATCCGCATGTCACGCTCTACTTCCACGGGACCACGCACGCGGACTTCCTGCAGCTGCACGGCGTCGCCACGATCTCCACAGATCGGCAGCGGATCGAGTCCCTCTGGAACCCGGTGCTGAAGACGTGGTTCACCGAGGGGGTGACCGATCCCCGCATCACGGTCATTCAGGTGACGCCGACCTCGGGCTACTACTGGGACACGAAGCACGGACGCGTCGTCGCCGGCATCAAGATGCTGATCGGAGCGGCGCTCGGAACGACCCTCGACGACTCGGTCGAGGGGACCGTCCGTCCGTGA
- a CDS encoding VF530 family DNA-binding protein, which produces MSSPSNDPLHGITLAMMLEQLVEKLGWEEMARNVDIRCFTQDPSVSSSLKFLRKTPWARAKVERLYLDRIAAPPRSPRPRGPRNDGPR; this is translated from the coding sequence ATGTCCAGCCCCTCGAACGATCCGCTGCATGGCATCACGCTGGCGATGATGCTCGAACAACTTGTCGAGAAGCTCGGCTGGGAGGAGATGGCGCGAAACGTCGACATCCGCTGCTTCACGCAGGACCCGAGCGTCTCCTCCAGCCTGAAGTTCCTCCGGAAGACTCCGTGGGCCCGCGCGAAGGTCGAGCGGCTTTACCTGGACCGGATCGCCGCCCCGCCGCGTTCACCCCGGCCCCGTGGGCCGCGGAACGACGGGCCGCGCTGA
- a CDS encoding VOC family protein, whose amino-acid sequence MKVKRIVSNIATPDVAKARAFYEEVLGLTLLMDFGWIRTYGADSPMPVQLSILSEGGSGTAVPDLSIEVDNLDEALERTRAAGFPIEYGPTTEPWGVRRFYVRDPFGKLLNILQHG is encoded by the coding sequence GTGAAGGTCAAACGCATCGTCTCCAACATCGCCACCCCCGACGTGGCGAAAGCCCGAGCCTTCTACGAAGAGGTCCTCGGCCTCACGCTCCTCATGGATTTCGGCTGGATCCGGACGTACGGAGCGGACTCCCCGATGCCCGTCCAGCTCAGCATCCTCTCCGAAGGGGGCTCCGGTACCGCCGTTCCCGACCTGTCGATCGAGGTCGACAACCTCGACGAAGCCCTCGAGCGGACCCGCGCGGCCGGCTTCCCCATCGAATACGGCCCGACGACCGAACCGTGGGGCGTCCGCCGGTTCTACGTCCGCGACCCGTTCGGCAAACTGCTCAACATTCTGCAGCATGGGTAA
- a CDS encoding sugar phosphate isomerase/epimerase family protein has product MRRHFEIARDFGFRVLEFGIGGGRLGRLAEEPANDEIDAFLRLGDEFDIVTPFCCIENDFTLPDPAAHRAMLEKVLRQIRVADACRATHVRLFAGFTPLASMTEPLWRQLLTALEMCAVEAGNHDLRIAIETHGAIAAGPAGEAVHQPTVTTDRQALERLLREMPAAIGINYDPGNIKAAEGSATALHLDLLDSRINYCHLKDWRRVGSGWEACGVGDDDLDYPELLSRMRFDGVYLIEYEPLHDTVDGIRRSLATLQRAGLTLVFD; this is encoded by the coding sequence ATGCGGAGGCACTTCGAGATCGCCCGCGACTTCGGCTTTCGCGTCCTGGAGTTCGGGATCGGCGGCGGACGTCTCGGCCGGCTCGCGGAGGAGCCTGCGAACGACGAGATCGACGCGTTCCTCCGGCTCGGCGACGAGTTCGACATCGTCACCCCCTTCTGCTGCATCGAGAACGACTTCACCCTCCCCGATCCCGCGGCGCACCGGGCGATGCTGGAGAAGGTCCTCCGGCAGATCCGGGTCGCGGACGCCTGCCGGGCGACGCACGTGCGGCTGTTCGCGGGGTTCACGCCCCTGGCTTCAATGACTGAACCCCTCTGGCGGCAGTTGCTCACGGCCCTGGAGATGTGTGCCGTCGAGGCCGGGAACCATGACCTGCGGATTGCGATCGAGACGCACGGCGCCATCGCGGCCGGTCCCGCCGGCGAAGCGGTTCACCAGCCGACGGTGACGACCGATCGGCAGGCGCTCGAGAGGCTGCTTCGGGAGATGCCGGCCGCAATCGGGATTAACTACGACCCTGGGAACATCAAGGCGGCGGAGGGGTCTGCGACGGCGCTGCACCTGGATCTGCTCGATTCGCGGATCAACTACTGTCATCTCAAGGACTGGAGGCGGGTCGGCTCGGGGTGGGAGGCGTGCGGCGTGGGAGACGATGACCTGGACTATCCGGAGCTGCTGAGCCGGATGCGGTTTGATGGGGTGTACCTGATCGAGTACGAGCCGCTGCATGACACGGTAGACGGGATCCGCCGCAGTCTGGCGACGCTGCAACGGGCGGGGTTGACGCTCGTCTTCGACTGA